A window of the Zeugodacus cucurbitae isolate PBARC_wt_2022May chromosome 2, idZeuCucr1.2, whole genome shotgun sequence genome harbors these coding sequences:
- the Acot9_1 gene encoding acyl-coenzyme A thioesterase 9, mitochondrial — MFRTLQLGSRILMRQQSMPRPVLLSANFATALKGVDASDPKYTMDQVRSEIIQHLGLERGYHPIPKSREHLLKYTPKPEDLPARSMQDSFTSAVLPLSTDLQLQDNYVSHLGNVRMGRLMEDLDAFAVWVCHQHVKVPTLPENVNLPYTFVTILVDKITFSNLATDVKEDIRISGHVSWVGRSSMEIVVWLEQKYQGVYKKITRALFLMAARNATNTGAAPVNPIVPATEEEKQILSGGEARKKRRQLLQAQSIFKVEPNDFEQSLMYDIYKRTTHTNTMELNKRWLPSNARWMSEWSTVTTIPSFPDNRNAHNTVFGGFLMRLALENSWTAACLYSGSRPKLTHICDISFEKPVPVTSFIKLTSYVVYTEMNYVQIMTIADVLDTSGGQVTTNLFYSTYKANDSVHEILPRSYHETMWYIQGRRKFKYALGLE; from the exons atgtttcggACTTTGCAACTTGGTTCGCGTATCCTAATGCGTCAGCAATCAATGCCAAGACCTGTTCTACT TTCGGCAAATTTCGCAACGGCATTAAAAGGGGTAGATGCATCCGATCCCAAATATACAATGGATCAAG TGAGGAGCGAGATTATACAGCATTTGGGTTTAGAAAGAGGCTACCATCCAATACCAAAGAGTCGGGAACATTTACTAAAGTATACTCCAAAACCAGAGGATTTGCCAGCGCGCTCAATGCAGGATTCATTCACCTCAGCTGTACTACCACTAAGCACTGATTTGCAACTGCAGGATAATTATGTCTCTCATTTGGGTAACGTACGTATGGGCCGTTTAATGGAAGATTTAGACGCTTTTGCAG tTTGGGTCTGCCATCAGCACGTTAAAGTGCCCACCTTACCCGAGAATGTAAATCTACCATACACTTTCGTTACCATTCTGGTCGACAAGATTACATTCAGCAATTTGGCAACGGATGTCAAGGAAGACATACGTATTTCCGGCCATGTATCTTGGGTAGGACGAAGTTCAATGGAAATTGTTGTTTGGTTGGAACAAAAGTACCAAGGCGTATATAAAAAGATAACACGAGCCCTCTTTCTCATGGCTGCACGCAATGCTACTAATACAGGAGCAGCACCAGTCAATCCCATTGTTCCAGCTACGGAGGAGGAAAAACAAATACTTTCTGGTGGAGAGGCGCGCAAGAAACGCCGTCAATTGTTACAAGCACAATCCATCTTTAAAGTGGAACCGAATGACTTCGAACAAAGTTTAATGTATGATATCTATAAGCGAACAACCCACACTAACACCATGGAGTTGAACAAACGTTGGTTGCCATCTAATGCGCGATGGATGTCTGAATGGAGTACAGTTACAACAATACCGTCGTTCCCAGACAACCGTAATGCGCATAATACGGTGTTTGGTGGTTTTCTAATGCGTTTAGCTTTAGAAAACAGTTGGACCGCTGCTTGCCTCTACTCGGGTTCACGCCCCAAACTAACACATATTTGCGACATAAGCTTTGAGAAACCAGTACCGGTTACATCATTTATAAAATTGACCTCTTACGTTGTATATACCGAAATGAATTATGTACAAATAATGACAATTGCTGATGTCTTGGACACAAGTGGCGGTCAAGTTACTACAAATTTATTCTATAGTACTTATAAAGCTAACGACTCTGTACATGAAATACTACCACGATCCTATCACGAAACTATGTGGTACATTCAGGGCCGACGCAAGTTTAAATATGCCCTAGGAttggaataa
- the LOC105221523 gene encoding 60S ribosomal protein L6: protein MAPVENAKKSAKTGKKNHKHPVNKYLSGGILRYSKSQMYKRRALYRLKNVKQPIVPKTKQPITKVKKINGPKNGGERTVYLKKPKANYPTKRFVKKRSAKALFSNHKRNIRRNLTPGRVLILLAGRHQGKRVVLLKVLSSGLLLVTGPFALNSCPLRRISQRFVIGTSSKVNLGDLKVPEHLDDAYFRRLKIKKDKKSGEGDIFAVKKERFVPNEQRKKDQKEVDAAVLKAIKAHPEGKFFKKYLQNMFALHSSQYPHRLRF, encoded by the exons ATGGCACCcgtcgaaaatgcaaaaaaatccgCGAAAACGGGCAAAAAGAACCATAAACACCCGGTGAACAAATATCTGAGTGGAGGAATTCTTCGTTACTCCAAGAGCCAg atGTACAAGCGTCGTGCTCTCTATCGTTTGAAGAATGTGAAGCAGCCAATTGTTCCCAAAACCAAACAGCCCATTACCAAGGTGAAGAAGATCAATGGTCCTAAAAACGGTGGTGAACGTACCGTATACCTGAAGAAACCCAAGGCTAACTACCCAACTAAACGTTTCGTGAAGAAGCGTTCTGCTAAGGCTTTGTTCAGCAACCACAAGCGCAACATTCGTCGCAACCTCACCCCCGGACGTGTGTTGATTTTGTTGGCTGGTCGTCACCAAGGCAAACGCGTTGTGTTGTTGAAGGTGTTGAGCTCTGGACTGTTGTTAGTAACTGGTCCATTTGCATTGAACTCCTGCCCACTGCGTCGCATTTCGCAGCGTTTTGTTATTGGCACTTCATCTAAGGTCAATTTGGGTGACTTGAAAGTACCAGAACACTTGGATGATGCCTATTTCCGTCGCTTGAAAATCAAGAAGGACAAGAAATCTGGTGAGGGAGATATCTTCGCTGTCAAGAAGGAACGTTTCGTTCCCAACGAACAACGCAAGAAGGATCAGAAGGAAGTTGATGCTGCCGTGTTGAAGGCCATCAAGGCACACCCAGAAGGCAAATTCTTCAAGAAATATCTGCAAAATATGTTCGCTTTGCACTCTTCGCAATACCCTCATCGCCTGCGATTCTAA